From the genome of Deltaproteobacteria bacterium, one region includes:
- the prfA gene encoding peptide chain release factor 1, with protein sequence MWNKLETVCGRVPELERLLTDPAVVGNQRERQKIGRELAELRPLAEAYARYRKIGQELEENRQLMETENDPDMRAMARDEVAKLMQEQETLAAEIRILLLPKDPNDEKNILIEIRAGAGGEEAALFATELFRAYSMYAALKGWKVEPMSHSETGLGGTKEVIAMIEGKGAYSRLKFESGVHRVQRVPATESGGRIHTSTVTVAVMPEAEEVDVQVNQEDLRIDVFRSSGPGGQSVNTTDSAVRITHVPTGLVVQCQDEKSQLKNKSKALKILRSRLYDLEMEKQRAGRADLRRSQVGTGDRSERIRTYNFPQNRVTDHRIGLTVHQLAQVLDGGFDPFIDALVGNAQVEALKSAG encoded by the coding sequence TTGTGGAATAAGCTGGAAACCGTCTGCGGACGGGTCCCCGAGCTGGAACGGCTCCTGACGGACCCGGCTGTCGTGGGAAATCAGCGGGAGAGGCAGAAGATAGGACGGGAACTCGCGGAGCTGCGGCCGCTCGCAGAGGCATACGCGCGGTATCGGAAGATCGGGCAGGAGCTGGAAGAGAACCGGCAGCTCATGGAGACGGAGAACGACCCGGATATGCGGGCGATGGCCCGCGACGAGGTCGCCAAGCTCATGCAGGAGCAGGAAACGCTGGCGGCCGAAATCCGCATCCTGCTCCTCCCCAAGGACCCCAACGACGAAAAGAACATCCTGATAGAGATCCGGGCCGGCGCGGGAGGAGAAGAAGCGGCGCTCTTCGCCACGGAGCTGTTCCGCGCCTACTCGATGTACGCCGCGCTGAAAGGGTGGAAGGTCGAGCCCATGTCGCACAGCGAGACGGGGCTCGGCGGCACGAAGGAAGTGATCGCCATGATCGAGGGGAAGGGAGCCTACAGCCGCCTCAAATTCGAGAGCGGCGTACACCGCGTGCAGCGGGTTCCGGCCACCGAGTCGGGCGGGCGGATCCACACCTCCACGGTCACCGTCGCCGTGATGCCGGAGGCCGAAGAGGTGGATGTGCAGGTCAACCAGGAAGACTTGCGGATCGACGTGTTCCGCTCCTCGGGCCCGGGCGGGCAGAGCGTAAACACGACCGATTCGGCGGTGCGCATCACACACGTCCCGACGGGGCTGGTGGTCCAGTGCCAGGACGAGAAATCGCAGCTCAAGAACAAATCGAAAGCGCTCAAGATCCTCCGGTCGCGGCTCTACGATCTCGAAATGGAGAAGCAGCGCGCCGGGCGCGCCGACCTGCGCCGCTCCCAGGTGGGGACGGGGGACCGCAGCGAGCGGATCCGCACCTACAACTTCCCGCAGAACCGCGTGACCGACCACCGCATCGGCCTGACGGTCCACCAGCTCGCGCAGGTGCTGGACGGGGGATTCGACCCGTTCATCGACGCGCTGGTCGGCAACGCCCAGGTCGAAGCCCTCAAGAGCGCGGGATGA
- the rho gene encoding transcription termination factor Rho, producing the protein MNLKELKGMRIGELTEIAKNLNVDGAAGLKKQELIFAILQAQTDQEVIVSGEGTLEVLPDGYGFLRSPDSNYLPGPDDIYVSPSQIRRFGLRTGDTISGQIRAPKGEERYFALLKVEKINTEDPETSKDKILFDNLTPLYPQEKFTMEYAHDNYATRIIDLIDPIGKGQRALITSPPRAGKTIILQNIANALAKNHPEVVLIVLLIDERPEEVTDMQRSVKGEVISSTFDEPAQRHVQVAEMVLEKAKRLVEHKKDVVILLDSITRLARAYNAVVPPSGKVLSGGVDANALQKPKRFFGAARNIEEGGSLTIIATALIETGSRMDEVIFEEFKGTGNMELVLDRKISEKRIFPAIDINKSGTRKEELLLEKAILQRVWILRKFLSPLSPAESMEFLLDKISKTKTNKEFFDSMNS; encoded by the coding sequence ATGAACCTGAAAGAATTGAAAGGAATGCGGATCGGCGAATTGACCGAGATCGCGAAGAACCTCAACGTCGACGGAGCGGCGGGGCTCAAGAAACAGGAGCTGATCTTCGCCATACTCCAGGCGCAGACCGACCAGGAGGTCATCGTCTCAGGCGAGGGCACGCTGGAAGTGCTCCCCGACGGCTACGGTTTCTTAAGGTCCCCCGATTCGAACTACCTTCCCGGTCCCGACGACATCTACGTCTCTCCCTCGCAGATCCGCCGGTTCGGGCTTCGCACCGGGGACACCATCAGCGGGCAGATCCGGGCACCCAAGGGAGAGGAGCGGTACTTCGCTCTCCTCAAGGTGGAGAAGATAAACACCGAGGACCCCGAAACCAGCAAGGACAAGATCCTCTTCGACAACCTGACCCCTCTCTACCCGCAGGAAAAATTCACGATGGAGTATGCCCACGACAACTACGCCACCCGGATCATCGACCTGATCGATCCGATCGGCAAGGGGCAGCGGGCACTCATCACGTCGCCCCCCCGGGCGGGAAAAACTATCATCCTTCAGAACATCGCCAACGCGCTTGCGAAGAACCACCCCGAGGTCGTGCTCATCGTCCTCCTCATCGACGAGCGGCCCGAGGAGGTCACCGACATGCAGCGCAGCGTGAAGGGGGAGGTCATCTCCTCCACCTTCGACGAGCCCGCGCAGCGGCACGTGCAGGTGGCGGAGATGGTGCTGGAGAAGGCCAAGCGCCTGGTCGAGCACAAGAAGGACGTAGTGATCCTGCTCGACAGCATCACCCGGCTGGCGCGCGCCTACAACGCCGTCGTCCCGCCGTCCGGCAAGGTGCTATCCGGCGGCGTCGACGCGAACGCCCTGCAGAAGCCGAAGCGGTTCTTCGGGGCCGCGCGGAACATCGAGGAAGGCGGATCTCTCACCATCATCGCGACGGCGCTCATCGAGACCGGCAGCCGGATGGACGAGGTGATCTTCGAGGAGTTCAAGGGAACCGGCAACATGGAGCTCGTCCTCGACCGGAAGATCTCCGAGAAGCGGATCTTCCCGGCGATAGACATCAACAAGTCCGGCACCCGGAAGGAGGAACTGCTGCTCGAGAAGGCGATCCTCCAGCGGGTGTGGATCCTGCGGAAGTTCCTCTCACCGCTGTCGCCGGCGGAGAGCATGGAGTTCCTGCTGGACAAGATTTCCAAGACGAAGACGAACAAGGAATTCTTCGATTCGATGAATTCATGA
- a CDS encoding FAD-dependent thymidylate synthase yields MNVILLQCTPEPERLVALAARLCYSPATLADLQEDVSRKDVRKLVRRVLSMGHASVLEHVVFTYGVEGISRATSHQLVRHRIASYSQQSQRYVSARFGYVTPETVASAPLHGKFEKHMKGSAALYEELVKAGVPAEDARFVLPNATETKILITMNARELHHFFALRLCRRAQWEIREMARRMLAIACERAPLLFESSGPGCVRGRCPEGKMTCGDPSGVRGEIAALKAASR; encoded by the coding sequence GTGAACGTCATCCTGCTGCAGTGCACTCCCGAGCCCGAACGGCTGGTGGCTCTCGCGGCGCGGCTGTGCTATTCCCCGGCGACGCTTGCGGATCTCCAGGAAGACGTCTCCCGGAAGGACGTTCGAAAGCTCGTCCGCCGCGTGCTTTCCATGGGGCACGCCTCCGTCCTTGAGCACGTGGTGTTCACCTACGGAGTAGAGGGGATTTCCCGCGCGACCTCCCATCAACTGGTGCGCCACCGTATAGCCTCCTATTCCCAGCAGAGCCAGCGGTACGTCTCGGCGCGCTTCGGCTACGTGACGCCGGAGACCGTCGCATCGGCGCCGTTGCATGGGAAATTCGAGAAGCACATGAAAGGGAGTGCGGCGCTTTACGAGGAGCTGGTCAAGGCCGGCGTGCCCGCCGAGGACGCGCGGTTCGTGCTTCCCAACGCCACGGAGACGAAGATCCTGATCACGATGAACGCCAGGGAGCTGCACCATTTCTTCGCGCTGCGCCTCTGCCGGCGCGCGCAGTGGGAGATCCGGGAGATGGCAAGGCGGATGCTTGCGATCGCGTGCGAAAGGGCGCCTCTGCTCTTCGAATCGTCGGGGCCGGGGTGCGTGCGAGGGCGCTGCCCGGAGGGGAAGATGACGTGCGGCGATCCGTCGGGTGTCCGTGGCGAGATCGCGGCTTTGAAGGCTGCATCCCGATGA
- the hisB gene encoding imidazoleglycerol-phosphate dehydratase HisB — MPREATISRRTKETDIALSLRLEGEGASKISTTVAFLDHMLALFSRHGFFDLDVSAKGDTEVDFHHLVEDVGICLGEAFRKSLGNMTGIARYAFASVPMIESLADVSVDVSARPHLVFHCPLKSDKVGSFDVELVEEFLRAFSQSSGTCIHVNVPYGSNAHHTIEAVFKALARAMADAVRIDPRVKGVPSTKGVLG, encoded by the coding sequence ATGCCCAGGGAAGCGACGATTTCCCGCCGGACGAAGGAAACCGACATCGCCCTGTCCCTCAGGCTCGAAGGGGAGGGCGCATCGAAGATATCCACGACCGTGGCCTTCCTGGACCACATGCTTGCTCTCTTTTCCCGCCACGGCTTCTTCGATCTCGATGTGAGCGCCAAGGGGGACACCGAGGTCGATTTCCACCACCTGGTGGAGGATGTCGGCATCTGCCTCGGGGAGGCATTCCGAAAAAGCCTGGGGAACATGACGGGCATCGCACGTTACGCATTCGCGAGCGTCCCCATGATCGAGTCGCTTGCCGATGTAAGCGTCGACGTCTCCGCGCGCCCGCACCTGGTGTTCCACTGCCCGTTGAAGAGCGACAAGGTCGGATCTTTCGACGTGGAGCTGGTGGAAGAGTTCCTGCGCGCCTTTTCCCAGTCCTCGGGAACCTGCATACACGTGAACGTCCCCTACGGGAGCAACGCCCACCACACGATCGAGGCCGTTTTCAAGGCGCTGGCGCGCGCGATGGCGGACGCCGTGCGTATCGATCCGCGGGTTAAGGGGGTCCCTTCCACCAAGGGCGTTCTCGGATGA
- a CDS encoding DUF1385 domain-containing protein, which translates to MEPGELVLGGQAVIEGVMMKGPERFSVAVRKASGEIRVKDFPITVSPARLAMSKMPLLRGIVTMAAMLVIGYRALQYSADEAIEDAEEADRKGKGLPPAEEKPEADAIMKSEAVTEAAGKKDGNTLAMAGALALALLLGITLFFWLPLLATRGLAALVPALSGRVAFNLVDGVLRLLAFVGYILAISTMKDIRRIFQYHGAEHKVVNAYEGKAVLSPEAVAPYCNLHPRCGTSFLLFVMAVSIVVFSMIPHESSLAVKAGMRLVLLPAIAGISYEALRLTARKAESPFFRAIIAPGLLLQRLTTREPDLSQIEVAIASFRRVVPGGGREAGLVE; encoded by the coding sequence ATGGAACCCGGAGAATTGGTGTTGGGAGGCCAGGCGGTCATCGAGGGCGTGATGATGAAAGGGCCGGAGCGGTTCTCCGTCGCGGTGCGGAAGGCCAGCGGGGAGATCCGCGTGAAGGATTTCCCGATCACCGTCAGTCCCGCGCGGTTAGCCATGTCGAAGATGCCGCTTCTGCGCGGCATCGTGACGATGGCTGCGATGCTCGTCATCGGCTACCGGGCCCTGCAATACTCGGCGGACGAGGCGATCGAGGACGCGGAAGAGGCCGATCGGAAGGGAAAAGGTCTTCCGCCCGCGGAGGAGAAACCGGAAGCGGATGCGATAATGAAATCGGAAGCGGTAACCGAAGCAGCCGGGAAGAAAGACGGTAACACGCTCGCCATGGCCGGCGCGCTCGCATTGGCGCTGCTTTTGGGGATCACCCTCTTTTTCTGGCTTCCGCTGCTGGCGACCCGTGGGCTCGCGGCGCTTGTGCCCGCTCTCTCCGGGCGCGTGGCGTTCAACCTGGTCGACGGGGTCCTGCGCCTGCTGGCGTTCGTCGGCTACATCCTGGCGATATCGACGATGAAGGACATACGGCGCATATTCCAGTATCATGGCGCGGAGCACAAGGTGGTCAACGCCTATGAGGGAAAGGCAGTCCTGTCCCCGGAGGCGGTCGCGCCGTATTGCAACCTGCACCCGCGCTGCGGAACGAGCTTCCTTCTCTTCGTGATGGCGGTCAGCATCGTGGTCTTCTCCATGATCCCTCATGAAAGCTCCCTGGCGGTCAAGGCGGGAATGCGCCTTGTCCTGCTGCCCGCGATAGCCGGGATTTCCTACGAAGCGCTCCGGCTCACCGCCCGAAAGGCCGAGTCCCCGTTTTTCCGCGCGATCATCGCCCCCGGCCTTCTCCTTCAGCGGCTGACCACCCGCGAGCCGGACCTCTCCCAGATCGAGGTGGCGATCGCTTCCTTCCGGCGCGTCGTTCCCGGCGGGGGAAGGGAGGCGGGCCTTGTGGAATAA
- the prmC gene encoding peptide chain release factor N(5)-glutamine methyltransferase, producing the protein MKLSALLDLCRRELAAAGIDRRAEAEILVSAMAGVPRSRLFAEGGREAGDLAGALRAWIARRAAGEPIQYILGAWEFYGREFRLTRDTLIPRPETEGLVERVVDSLRGRGRDGALCLDVGTGSGAIAVTLAAELPAARVVAVDISAGALRAARDNAVRHGVSRRVRILRADAYSALKCGNRFDVVVSNPPYIPEGEWDSLPAEVRGFEPPAALLAGADGLDMLRRLAAGASEMLAPGGELWCEIGESQGEAVRRLPSRGMRFVDVYRDLAGRERIARWEKAG; encoded by the coding sequence GTGAAACTGTCCGCATTGCTCGACCTGTGCCGGAGGGAACTTGCGGCGGCGGGGATCGACCGCCGCGCGGAGGCGGAGATCCTCGTTTCGGCGATGGCCGGCGTGCCGCGGTCGCGGCTTTTCGCGGAAGGGGGCCGGGAAGCGGGAGACCTTGCGGGCGCGCTGCGGGCGTGGATCGCTCGCCGCGCCGCGGGGGAGCCGATCCAGTACATCCTGGGAGCGTGGGAGTTTTATGGCAGGGAATTCCGCCTGACCCGCGACACGCTGATCCCGAGACCCGAGACGGAAGGCTTGGTCGAGCGTGTCGTCGATTCCCTTCGGGGGAGGGGACGCGACGGCGCGCTTTGCCTCGACGTCGGGACCGGCAGCGGAGCGATCGCGGTCACGCTCGCCGCGGAGCTTCCCGCGGCAAGGGTGGTGGCGGTGGACATATCCGCGGGAGCGCTTCGCGCGGCGCGGGATAACGCCGTGCGGCACGGGGTCTCGCGCCGCGTCCGTATACTGCGCGCGGACGCATATTCCGCCTTGAAATGTGGAAACCGATTTGATGTAGTGGTCTCCAACCCGCCGTACATTCCCGAAGGAGAGTGGGATTCCCTGCCCGCGGAAGTGCGGGGCTTCGAGCCTCCCGCGGCGCTCCTGGCGGGGGCCGACGGGCTGGACATGCTGCGTCGTCTCGCGGCCGGCGCAAGTGAAATGCTCGCCCCCGGCGGCGAGCTCTGGTGCGAGATCGGCGAGTCGCAGGGGGAAGCCGTCCGGCGGCTTCCTTCCCGCGGCATGCGATTCGTGGACGTGTACCGGGACCTCGCGGGCCGGGAGCGTATCGCACGCTGGGAAAAAGCGGGCTGA
- the rpmE gene encoding 50S ribosomal protein L31 has protein sequence MKEKIHPKYVTSTVKCACGNAFETMSNMEEIKVAICSNCHPFFTGKQKLIDTAGRIEKFHKKYDKKK, from the coding sequence ATGAAGGAGAAAATCCATCCGAAATACGTGACGTCTACGGTCAAGTGCGCCTGCGGGAACGCCTTCGAAACGATGTCGAACATGGAGGAAATCAAGGTGGCCATCTGCTCCAACTGCCACCCGTTCTTTACGGGAAAGCAGAAGCTCATCGATACCGCCGGACGCATCGAGAAGTTCCACAAGAAGTACGACAAGAAGAAGTAG
- a CDS encoding diguanylate cyclase, producing the protein MSASETRLRIENEILARQEKKYSEEEQANHLMNLLMESYPLLSATIIALEPEGKGISVFGQRGLSGHFIKEMYARKDHPLIAAALKGEVEVSGSDGRVKDPGFRLEHEYKVLYAVPCRLQGETLGVFIADSMHPDLLTQDIRHDFLAYARLSTLFLALRNLRGKVSRVPDVDMVTGLFTFKYFHEVLHREMTRGKKFGHSTGLMFLKVRNLREMNEVYGHVTADNALAEAAARIRASLRDVDYVSRSGGNIYVVMPGMTKADAQKTAAKIVEGMNSSPVGKGDIFLKLAIGIAAYPKDGDTERVLIPHVESMVHESMRKGGNAVSVYKE; encoded by the coding sequence ATGAGCGCTTCCGAGACCCGCCTGCGTATCGAGAACGAGATACTCGCGCGCCAGGAAAAGAAATATTCGGAGGAGGAGCAGGCCAACCACCTGATGAACCTCCTCATGGAGAGCTATCCTCTTCTCTCCGCCACGATCATCGCGCTGGAGCCGGAGGGCAAAGGGATATCGGTCTTCGGCCAGCGTGGCCTCTCGGGGCATTTCATCAAGGAGATGTACGCGCGGAAGGACCATCCGCTCATCGCAGCGGCGCTCAAAGGGGAAGTGGAGGTATCCGGGAGCGACGGGCGGGTGAAGGACCCCGGCTTCCGCCTCGAGCACGAATACAAGGTGCTGTACGCCGTGCCGTGCCGCCTCCAGGGGGAAACGCTGGGAGTTTTCATCGCCGATTCCATGCACCCCGACCTGCTGACGCAGGACATCAGGCATGACTTCCTTGCCTACGCGCGGCTGTCAACCCTGTTTCTTGCCCTGCGGAACCTGCGGGGCAAGGTCTCCCGGGTTCCCGACGTGGACATGGTGACCGGCCTGTTCACCTTCAAGTATTTCCACGAGGTGCTCCACCGGGAAATGACCCGTGGGAAAAAGTTCGGCCATTCGACGGGCCTGATGTTCCTCAAGGTCCGCAATTTGAGGGAGATGAACGAGGTTTACGGCCACGTTACCGCAGACAATGCGCTGGCCGAAGCGGCGGCGAGGATCCGGGCCTCCCTGCGCGACGTGGACTACGTTTCCCGTTCGGGAGGGAACATCTACGTCGTGATGCCGGGGATGACCAAGGCCGACGCGCAGAAGACGGCCGCTAAGATCGTCGAGGGGATGAACTCCTCCCCCGTGGGGAAAGGCGACATCTTCCTTAAGCTTGCGATCGGGATCGCGGCGTACCCCAAGGACGGCGACACGGAGCGCGTGCTGATTCCACACGTGGAATCGATGGTCCACGAATCGATGCGAAAGGGCGGGAACGCCGTGTCCGTATACAAGGAATAG
- the murA gene encoding UDP-N-acetylglucosamine 1-carboxyvinyltransferase: MDIFVIQGGNRLSGTVNVSGSKNAVLPLMAASLLADGPMEIVGAPRLRDIATLGKVLGHMGAAVERIDAGADGRETVRIDPRNVEKAEAPYDLVKTMRASVLVLGPLAARHGMARISLPGGCAIGARPIDQHLKGLELLGARTTLAEGYVEVDAAKLKGATVYFDMKTVTGTENLMMAATLAKGTTLLKNAAREPEVCDLAKALRAMGADIEGEGTDEIAVRGVASLRGIRHEVVADRIEASTLLLAGAITGGDVTVAGADASLLDAVLTKLQESGAEISVSPGSVRVRRERPIRSINIETSPYPGFPTDVQAQFMAYLCLGDGFSIVRETIFENRFMHVAELRRMGAKIDVSGNTAAVKGVPELSGAPLMATDLRASASLVLAGLAAKGTTEVLRIYHLDRGYEALEDKLSSLGARIARVKE, translated from the coding sequence ATGGACATCTTCGTAATCCAGGGAGGAAACAGGCTGTCGGGGACGGTAAACGTCTCCGGCTCGAAGAACGCGGTCCTCCCCCTCATGGCAGCTTCGCTGCTCGCGGACGGCCCCATGGAGATCGTCGGCGCGCCGCGCCTGCGGGACATCGCGACCCTCGGCAAGGTCCTCGGCCACATGGGAGCCGCGGTGGAGAGGATCGACGCGGGAGCGGACGGCCGTGAGACGGTGCGGATCGACCCGCGAAATGTCGAGAAGGCCGAGGCCCCTTACGATCTCGTCAAGACCATGCGCGCCTCGGTGCTCGTCCTCGGCCCTCTGGCGGCGCGTCACGGCATGGCCCGGATTTCCCTTCCCGGCGGCTGCGCGATCGGCGCGCGTCCCATCGACCAGCACCTGAAAGGGCTGGAGCTGCTCGGCGCCCGTACGACGCTCGCGGAAGGCTACGTCGAGGTGGACGCGGCGAAGCTGAAAGGCGCGACCGTTTATTTCGACATGAAGACCGTCACCGGCACCGAGAACCTCATGATGGCGGCCACGCTGGCGAAGGGGACGACCCTGCTGAAAAACGCCGCCCGGGAGCCGGAAGTCTGCGACCTTGCGAAGGCCTTGCGGGCGATGGGCGCGGACATCGAAGGAGAGGGGACGGACGAGATCGCGGTGCGGGGGGTGGCGTCGCTGCGAGGCATCCGGCACGAGGTTGTCGCCGACCGGATCGAGGCCTCGACGCTGCTGCTGGCAGGCGCGATCACCGGAGGGGACGTTACGGTCGCAGGAGCAGACGCTTCCCTCCTGGACGCTGTCCTCACGAAGCTGCAGGAGAGCGGAGCGGAGATCTCCGTTTCCCCCGGATCCGTCCGGGTCCGCAGGGAAAGGCCGATCCGGTCTATCAACATAGAGACCTCCCCCTATCCCGGGTTCCCCACCGACGTGCAGGCGCAGTTCATGGCGTACCTGTGCCTCGGCGACGGGTTCAGCATAGTGCGCGAAACGATCTTCGAGAACCGGTTCATGCACGTGGCCGAATTGCGCCGGATGGGAGCGAAGATCGACGTTTCCGGCAACACCGCGGCCGTCAAGGGAGTGCCCGAGCTTTCCGGCGCACCGCTGATGGCGACCGACCTGCGCGCCTCCGCCTCGCTTGTGCTGGCGGGGCTGGCGGCGAAGGGGACGACGGAAGTGCTGCGCATTTACCACCTCGACCGAGGGTACGAAGCGCTTGAGGACAAGCTTTCCTCACTCGGCGCCCGGATCGCCCGGGTGAAGGAGTAG
- the hisD gene encoding histidinol dehydrogenase translates to MISRVHKEGDAALAEYTLRFDGFDPRKKGFAVSAKEIDAAWRRTPKALKESLSFAAGRIEAFHAHQAQSGYTAEIPGAILGQRVIPVSRAGVYVPGGKAAYPSTLLMNSIPARVAGVRQVIVACPAPGGKIPDVVLAAARIAGVSAVYRLGGAQAIAALAYGTESVPKVDVVAGPGNAYVTEAKRQVYGIVGIDMLAGPSELAVLADGSAKPSYVAADLLSQAEHDEDAFVALVTDSAALSRKVEAEILRQAGRLPRRKILDASLSRARGFLVRGLKEGIETINAIAPEHLSIMVENPWSALEGVRNAGTAFLGPYSPVAVGDYVAGINHTLPTGGAAAFSSPLGVGNFLKRMNVVSYQIRALTADAPHVARLAGKEGLAAHAQAVRERIDKEA, encoded by the coding sequence ATGATCTCGCGGGTACATAAGGAGGGCGACGCGGCGCTCGCGGAGTACACCCTTCGATTCGACGGGTTCGACCCGCGCAAAAAAGGGTTCGCCGTGTCCGCCAAAGAGATCGATGCCGCATGGAGGCGGACGCCGAAGGCCCTCAAGGAATCCCTTTCCTTCGCGGCAGGGCGCATCGAGGCGTTCCATGCCCACCAGGCGCAGTCGGGCTACACGGCCGAGATCCCCGGGGCGATCCTGGGACAGCGGGTGATCCCGGTCTCCCGCGCAGGTGTATATGTCCCCGGCGGCAAGGCGGCCTACCCGTCGACGCTTCTTATGAATTCCATCCCTGCGCGCGTCGCGGGAGTACGCCAGGTGATCGTCGCATGCCCCGCGCCGGGCGGAAAAATCCCCGACGTCGTCCTCGCCGCCGCGCGCATAGCGGGAGTATCTGCCGTCTACCGCCTCGGCGGCGCACAGGCGATCGCGGCGCTTGCATACGGCACGGAATCGGTTCCGAAAGTGGATGTCGTCGCGGGTCCGGGAAACGCCTACGTGACCGAAGCGAAGCGCCAGGTGTACGGCATCGTCGGCATCGACATGCTGGCGGGGCCGAGCGAGCTTGCCGTGCTGGCGGACGGCTCAGCCAAACCGTCGTACGTCGCCGCGGACCTCCTTTCGCAGGCGGAGCACGACGAGGACGCCTTCGTCGCGCTGGTGACCGATTCCGCCGCCCTTTCGCGGAAGGTGGAGGCGGAAATCCTCCGGCAGGCCGGGCGGCTTCCGCGGAGGAAAATCCTCGATGCTTCCCTTTCGCGCGCCAGGGGCTTTCTCGTCCGCGGATTGAAGGAAGGGATCGAGACGATCAACGCCATCGCGCCCGAACATTTGAGCATTATGGTGGAAAACCCGTGGAGCGCGCTCGAAGGTGTGCGAAACGCGGGCACCGCGTTCCTCGGTCCCTATTCCCCCGTTGCGGTGGGTGATTACGTGGCAGGAATCAACCACACGCTTCCGACCGGCGGGGCGGCGGCCTTTTCCTCCCCCCTCGGAGTGGGTAACTTCCTCAAGCGGATGAATGTGGTATCATATCAAATTCGCGCCCTTACGGCCGATGCGCCGCATGTCGCGCGACTCGCCGGGAAGGAGGGCCTCGCTGCCCACGCGCAGGCCGTCCGGGAACGGATCGACAAGGAGGCGTGA
- a CDS encoding diguanylate cyclase codes for MVSIENLIKENVKLFSPPAIAVRILDAVKKEEGSFRELSGIIEADPALSARVLKIANSSFYALPYKVDSIDKALQIVGIETLKNTALSFVITGKMKGHEEGSFDFDFFWKRSITAAVGADLIASLINRKTDETFVTALLQDIGIVIMYFGRSNEYLRVLDEKKSSGRPIEIVEKEIFGFDHQELGSEALKEWGLSENIYMPIRYHHFDGAAPEDFSVQADILLLSDWVSSVYHGSKSTEKLRSIREILGRKYGKSSDEVDALVDSAAEGTIEILSSFEIDPGEMKPFSQIMQEANEELSRMNLSYEQLVVELKQAKETAEKLANELKDANDKLREMAFRDGLTNLYNRRYFQELMELELDRSNRYKRQFSFIMFDIDHFKKVNDTFGHSAGDAVIREIASLANRMTRDTDMVARYGGEEFAVILPETDMRGALVLAERLRIAIEKLEVPWDGSALRATVSLGVTTCTPESGINDTAIIIDAADKALYNSKAAGRNKVGFVGLSGS; via the coding sequence ATGGTTTCCATCGAAAACCTCATCAAGGAAAACGTAAAGCTCTTTTCTCCTCCGGCGATCGCCGTAAGGATACTGGATGCCGTCAAGAAGGAAGAGGGCTCGTTCCGCGAGCTATCCGGCATCATCGAGGCCGACCCGGCGCTGTCCGCCCGCGTCCTGAAAATCGCCAACTCGTCGTTCTATGCCCTGCCGTACAAGGTCGACAGCATCGACAAGGCGCTCCAGATCGTAGGCATAGAGACCCTGAAAAACACCGCCCTTTCCTTCGTCATCACGGGAAAGATGAAGGGCCACGAAGAGGGAAGCTTCGATTTCGATTTCTTCTGGAAGAGGTCGATAACGGCGGCGGTGGGCGCCGACCTCATCGCGTCCCTTATCAACCGGAAAACGGACGAAACGTTCGTCACCGCCCTCCTCCAGGACATCGGCATCGTCATAATGTATTTCGGCAGGAGCAACGAGTACCTGAGGGTCCTCGACGAAAAGAAATCGAGCGGAAGGCCCATCGAGATCGTCGAGAAGGAGATCTTCGGTTTCGACCACCAGGAACTCGGCTCGGAAGCGTTGAAGGAGTGGGGTCTTTCCGAAAACATCTACATGCCGATCCGGTATCACCATTTCGACGGAGCGGCCCCCGAAGATTTCAGCGTACAGGCGGACATACTTCTTCTTTCCGACTGGGTGTCGTCGGTCTACCACGGCTCGAAAAGCACAGAAAAGCTCCGGTCCATAAGGGAAATCCTCGGCAGGAAGTACGGGAAGTCCAGCGACGAGGTCGATGCGCTCGTGGACTCGGCCGCCGAAGGGACCATAGAGATCCTGTCGTCCTTCGAAATCGACCCCGGAGAGATGAAGCCTTTTTCGCAGATCATGCAGGAGGCGAACGAAGAGCTCAGCAGGATGAACCTTTCCTACGAACAGCTTGTCGTGGAATTGAAGCAGGCGAAGGAAACGGCCGAGAAGCTGGCGAACGAGCTGAAGGACGCAAACGACAAGCTGAGGGAGATGGCGTTCCGGGACGGCCTTACGAACCTTTACAACCGGAGGTATTTCCAGGAATTGATGGAGCTGGAGCTCGATCGGTCCAACCGGTACAAACGCCAGTTCTCGTTCATCATGTTCGACATAGACCATTTCAAGAAGGTCAACGACACGTTCGGCCATTCCGCGGGGGATGCGGTCATCAGGGAGATTGCGTCGTTGGCCAACCGGATGACGAGGGATACCGACATGGTGGCCCGTTACGGCGGCGAAGAGTTCGCGGTCATCCTGCCCGAGACCGACATGAGGGGCGCCCTGGTTCTTGCCGAGAGGCTGAGAATCGCCATCGAGAAACTGGAGGTGCCGTGGGATGGATCGGCCCTCAGGGCAACCGTCAGCCTGGGTGTGACGACCTGCACCCCTGAATCCGGGATCAATGACACGGCGATTATCATCGATGCCGCCGACAAGGCGCTGTACAATTCCAAGGCGGCGGGACGGAACAAGGTCGGTTTCGTCGGCCTGTCGGGCAGTTGA